The Montipora capricornis isolate CH-2021 chromosome 3, ASM3666992v2, whole genome shotgun sequence genome window below encodes:
- the LOC138042140 gene encoding integrase/recombinase xerD homolog: MFHGERLEFKLIALYINWQSIRPVSSDRGFCLSTEGLNLFDQGPWKELEDRAGSGRGSIHLTRLFEALKQTVFSSKACGTVVNYTSSLNRWIKFARDNNLIVFPVTVVDAALYFSYLSTSQVSASVIETCFSALKWVHDIAGVSNPMVSPFVRNVVEGAKRQNAKPVAKKSPISPEALTACCTEYEHSRELPIRRDISMALLLFAGFFRFNELAALAIQDISFSETHLTVKVTKSKTDQYRKGNEVVISRSGKVSCPVLNLERYMALAGIDTSHKTSDYLFKPLVKVRSGYKVIEKVKPLSYTRARESLVGLLSKFVPTTDIISLHSFRAGGATSAANAQVPDRCWKRHGRWQSETAKDGYVEDSLDNRLLVSRSLGI; this comes from the exons ATGTTCCATGGTGAACGTCTCGAATTCAAACTTATAGCTTTGTACATAAACTGGCAGTCTATTCGCCCAGTAAGCAGTGACAGAGGTTTTTGCTTGTCAACAGAAG GTTTAAACCTCTTTGATCAAGGCCCGTGGAAGGAGCTTGAAGACCGCGCAGGATCTGGCCGTGGGAGCATTCATCTCACCCGCTTGTTTGAAGCATTAAAGCAGACAGTCTTTTCTTCAAAAGCTTGTGGAACCGTTGTTAATTACACTAGTTCTTTAAATCGTTGGATTAAGTTCGCACGCGACAATAATTTAATCGTTTTCCCAGTTACTGTTGTTGATGCcgctttgtattttagttaTTTGTCCACTTCTCAAGTTTCTGCCTCCGTGATCGAAACTTGTTTTAGCGCTTTAAAATGGGTTCACGACATTGCTGGGGTCTCTAACCCTATGGTTAGCCCTTTTGTAAGAAACGTAGTCGAGGGCGCTAAACGTCAAAATGCTAAACCTGTAGCAAAGAAATCACCCATTTCTCCTGAAGCTCTTACAGCATGTTGTACCGAATACGAGCATTCTAGGGAGCTACCAATACGTAGGGATATTTCTATGGCCTTACTTTTGTTCGCAGGGTTCTTTCGTTTTAATGAGCTTGCAGCCCTTGCAATCCAAGACATCAGTTTTAGTGAAACTCACTTAACTGTCAAAGTGACCAAGAGTAAGACCGATCAATATCGAAAAGGTAATGAAGTAGTGATCAGCAGATCTGGAAAAGTGTCTTGTCCTGTTCTTAATTTGGAAAGATACATGGCTTTAGCGGGCATTGATACATCACACAAGACATCAGATTATTTGTTTAAGCCTTTAGTTAAGGTCAGGTCTGGATATAAAGTTATTGAGAAAGTGAAACCGCTTAGCTATACTCGTGCACGAGAATCTCTAGTTGGCCTTCTAAGTAAGTTTGTACCTACTACGGATATTATTAGTTTGCATTCATTTAGAGCGGGAGGGGCAACTTCAGCCGCTAACGCTCAAGTCCCCGATAGATGCTGGAAACGACATGGCAGGTGGCAGTCTGAGACCGCTAAGGATGGCTACGTCGAGGATTCCCTCGACAATCGTTTACTAGTTTCTCGGTCCCTTGGGATTTGA